The Bernardetia sp. ABR2-2B DNA window GAGAGCTATTTCATTCTTATTAAGTAGAGCAGGAAAAATTACCTAAGATAAAATAACTATTTTCGTGATTACTATGAAAACAATACTTTTAACCTTTGTACTCATTTGTTTGTCTTGTCATTTACTCTATTCTCAAACAGATAGTTATTTTATTGGTGCAAAAACTCATTATGGTTATATTATTCCACATTCGGAAGAATTAAATAAATTTTCAAAAAAAAATCCTTTCGGCATTCAGATAGAGTTCAGTACCCTAAAAACAAGTGATGAAGCTTGGCAAACCTGTACTTGTTACGGAAGAAGTGGACTTTCATTAGCATATTTTAATTACAGAGATAAAAGACTGGGTAGTTCTACTAATCTTATGTATTTTGTAGAACCCTATTTGGCTTGGAAACATAAGTTCAAATTATCTTTAAGAGCAGCCATAGGGGTTTCTTATCTCACACAAGTCTATGATTCTATAAATAACTCTGAAAATACTTTTTTTAGTAGTCCAATTAGTTTTTACTTAGGAGTAGGATTAAATGGAAATTATCATCTGAATAAAAATTATGCTTTAAATATAGGAATAAACTATCAGCACATTTCGAATGGAGGTATAAGGAAACCAAACCTTGGAATGAACTTTCCTACACTCTCTTTAGGGATTGATAGAACAATTGATTTTCCTACGCTAGAAAAAAAACCAAAAGAGTTTTTTGAATATGATAAAAAGGTAAAAACCTACTTGCTACTAAATGGTAGTAGAGCAACAGCAAAGAATGAGAATGGAAAAGATATAAATTACCCAATCTTAGGTCTTTCGACAGGGTTATTGAAGCCTCTATCAAAAATAAATGGTGTAAATACTGGTATAGAAATTCATTATAATTTTGCTTATAGACAAGAACTTCAAAACCAAGACAATAAACAATCTGCTTTTGTAGGAGGGCTTCAAATAGGACACCACTTTTCTTTAGGAAAAATTTATTTTCTACAACAAATTGGGATTTACACTTTTCGCCCAAAGGCTATTCAAACCAAATGGTTATATCAACGCTATTCATTATGGTATTCTATTTCTCAAAAATGGTTTGTTGGTTTTTCTCTACTTTCACACGGTCATATCGCAGATTATATTGATGTAAGTACAGGATTTATTTTTTAAAATTGATTGTATAGTTTTTCATAGAAAAATAACCCTCCTTTACGGTTGTAAAAATACATTCTTAAACAACTTCATTGCTACCCGTTACCTTT harbors:
- a CDS encoding acyloxyacyl hydrolase, which translates into the protein MKTILLTFVLICLSCHLLYSQTDSYFIGAKTHYGYIIPHSEELNKFSKKNPFGIQIEFSTLKTSDEAWQTCTCYGRSGLSLAYFNYRDKRLGSSTNLMYFVEPYLAWKHKFKLSLRAAIGVSYLTQVYDSINNSENTFFSSPISFYLGVGLNGNYHLNKNYALNIGINYQHISNGGIRKPNLGMNFPTLSLGIDRTIDFPTLEKKPKEFFEYDKKVKTYLLLNGSRATAKNENGKDINYPILGLSTGLLKPLSKINGVNTGIEIHYNFAYRQELQNQDNKQSAFVGGLQIGHHFSLGKIYFLQQIGIYTFRPKAIQTKWLYQRYSLWYSISQKWFVGFSLLSHGHIADYIDVSTGFIF